CGGTGGCCGATGGGGAGGTCCCGAGGAGCTCCAGCGCCCCTGCCCCGACGCCGGTCACCGCCTCCTGCAGGGACGCTGCAACATACGTCCAAAAAGTGGCCGGCTCGCTGTCCGCGGGCTCCAGCGAAAGCCAGGCAACGCGGCGGCCCTCACCGGCCGCACCCAGCCAGTCCGCCAGCAGGGCGGTCTTCCCGAACCCCGCCGGGGCGGACACAAGCAGCAGCCCGGACTCCGCGCCGCGGCGAAGCTTCTCCCGCAGCCGCGGGCGTGCCACAAATCCGCGGCGCGGCGCGGGAACATACAGCTTGGTGGCAATCATCGAGCGTTTCATCCGGATCCGTCCCGCGCAGGGCGGCGACGCCCGCACTCAGCCAGGTGCCGCCGTCGGGCGTTTGAGTTTGAACCCTCGCCCCAACGCGGGGTCACTTAACGCCCAAAGTTACCTGCGGAGGGGACTTTAAGTGACCCCGCGTTGCTGTCCGCCGGAACCTGCGCCTGGATGGCCGTGATGGCCACGGTGTTCACGATGTCCTCCACCGTGCAGCCGCGGGAGAGGTCATTGACCGGCTTCCGGAGCCCCTGCAGGACGGGCCCGACGGCGACCGCCCCCGAGCTCTGCTGCACCGCCTTGTACGTGTTGTTGCCGGTGTTCAGGTCCGGGAAGATGAACACGGTTGCCTGCCCTGCCACGGTGGAGCCGGGCATTTTGGACTCCGCGATGGCGGCGTCCACGGCGGCGTCGTACTGGATGGGGCCTTCGACGGCGAGATCCGGGCGGCGCTGGCGCACCAGTTCGGTGGCCTGCCGGACTTCGTCCACCGCCTCGCCGGAGCCGGAGCCGCCGGTGGAGTAGGACAGCATGGCCACCCGGGGTTCCACGCCGAACTGCGCGGCGGTCTCGGCCGAGGCCAGCGCAATGTCCGCCAGCTGCTCAACGTTGGGGTCCGGGTTCACGGCGCAGTCGCCGTAGACCAGCACCCGGTCCGGCATGAGCATCAGGAACACCGAGGAGACGATCTTGACGCCGTCGCGGGTTTTCACGAACTCCAGCGCGGGCCGGATGGTGTGCGCGGTGGTGTGCGCGGCGCCGGAGACCATGCCGTCCACCACGCCCAGCTGGACCATCATGGTCCCGAAGTAGCTGCCGTCCTGCATGATTTCCAGCGCCTTGGCCAGGTCCACGCCCTTGTGCGCCCGCAGTTCGGCGTACTTTTCGGCAAACTTCTGGCGCAGCTCCGAGGTGGCCGGGTCCACGATGTTGATTCCGGACAGGTCGATGCCGTTGGCCGCGGCAAGCTCCCGGACATCCGGTTCGGGGCCCAGCAGGGTCAGGTCGCACACGTCGCGGCGGTGCAGGATTTCCGCGGCGCGCAGGATGCGCACGTCCGTCCCTTCCGGCAGCACCACGTGCCGGCGCTGCGCGCGGGCCCGCTCGATGAGGTCGTGCAGGAACCGCAGCGGGGTCATCCGTTCCAGGCGGGGCAGGTGCAGGCGTTCCACAAGCTCTGCCTCGTCCACCCGCTTGGACCACAGGCCCAGGGCGGAGGCCACCTTGCGGCGGTGCCCGGACCAGATCTCGCTGCGGACTTCGGAGACGCGCTTGGCCGTCATGTAGGTGTCCTCGCCGGCGGAAAACACCGGGAACGGCGCCTGCGCCAGGAGCGGATAGATGTTGGCGTCCGGCGCGAGGCCGCCGGTGAGGATCAGGGCAGACGGCACCGGAAATTCCGGCGAGAACGACGACGCCAGGCAGGCCACCATCACGTCCGCACGGTCCCCCGGGACGATCACCAGGGCGCCCTCATCCAGGACGTTCAGGAAGTTGCCCACGTTCATGGCCGCGACCTTGATGTCCTTCACGTCGCGTTCCATGTCCGCACGGCCGGCGATCTGCCGCACACCCAGCGCTGTGGCCACCTCGCCGGTGGTGGGCCGGGCGATCTCCTCCAACTCGGGGAGGACATACACCGGCCGGCCGGAGACTCCCACCTTCACCTCGGCCGCGATCCTGTCCACTAACGTCGCGTCGGCGCGGTTCACCATGATGGCCAGCAGCGAGCACTTCTCCGCGATCAGTTCCTTGCGGGCAACTTCGACGGCGGCCGCAGCTTCCGCCACGCTGAGCCCCTTGGCCCCCACCACGGCCACTACCTGGGCAGAAAGGTTGTTGGCCAGCCGGGCGTTGAGGTCGAATTCGACGGCGGCGTCCTGACCGGTCAGGTCCGTCCCCTCCACGATCACCACGTCGCAGTGCCGGGCGATCCCGGCAAAGATCTCCACGCAGCGGGCATCGATCTCGGCCCGTTTCCCGTCGGCCAGCAGGGCGCGCACCTCGCCTGAAGTCAGTCCACCGCGGCACCGGTCGTCGTCGAGTCCGAAACGCGCCTTCATCAGCGCCACCATGGGGTCTTCGGCCGCATCCGGGCCGTGAACCACCGGCTTGAAGAAGCCGATCCGGTCCGCGTGCCGGTGAAGTGTGTCCGCGAGGCCCAGGGCGATCAGGGATTTGCCCGAGCCCGGAGTGGTTGCGCTGACGTAAATGCCTTTGGCCATGGTCCGCCCTTTGCTGTGCTGGTGCAGGTACAACCATCCTTGCACCTCGGGCGTGCACAGGTGATCTCCCCCAGCCCCAGCGCTCTCTCACTTAATGCGGGTTTTCTGGGGATGCTCTCTCACTTAACGTCGGTTTTCCGGGGACGCTCGCTCACTTTCTTGAGGAAAGTGAGAGAGCGCTTGGGAAAAACCCGCATTAAGTGAGAGAGCGTCGCCAGGGTCGGGGGCGGGGCGGCGGCGGGACTGCACTGGGCGGCGGCGGGACTGCGCCGGGCGGCGCCGGGAGTGCTCCCCGCCGCCGCCGCCCCCTCCTTTGGCAACTTTGCGCAACTTTGGGCAACCGATTGCCAAAAGCTGGTTTCCTGCTATACGGTAATACCCGCGTCGACGGAGCTGTGGGCGCCGTCTCAGAACAGGAAAAGCAATGACGCAAAGCCCCTCGCCTACGGGCACCCAGACACACGGCGCGCTTCACCCGGCGGCCGTCAACAAGACCGAACTGCGCCGCGCCGGCTGG
The window above is part of the Pseudarthrobacter sp. IC2-21 genome. Proteins encoded here:
- the pta gene encoding phosphate acetyltransferase translates to MAKGIYVSATTPGSGKSLIALGLADTLHRHADRIGFFKPVVHGPDAAEDPMVALMKARFGLDDDRCRGGLTSGEVRALLADGKRAEIDARCVEIFAGIARHCDVVIVEGTDLTGQDAAVEFDLNARLANNLSAQVVAVVGAKGLSVAEAAAAVEVARKELIAEKCSLLAIMVNRADATLVDRIAAEVKVGVSGRPVYVLPELEEIARPTTGEVATALGVRQIAGRADMERDVKDIKVAAMNVGNFLNVLDEGALVIVPGDRADVMVACLASSFSPEFPVPSALILTGGLAPDANIYPLLAQAPFPVFSAGEDTYMTAKRVSEVRSEIWSGHRRKVASALGLWSKRVDEAELVERLHLPRLERMTPLRFLHDLIERARAQRRHVVLPEGTDVRILRAAEILHRRDVCDLTLLGPEPDVRELAAANGIDLSGINIVDPATSELRQKFAEKYAELRAHKGVDLAKALEIMQDGSYFGTMMVQLGVVDGMVSGAAHTTAHTIRPALEFVKTRDGVKIVSSVFLMLMPDRVLVYGDCAVNPDPNVEQLADIALASAETAAQFGVEPRVAMLSYSTGGSGSGEAVDEVRQATELVRQRRPDLAVEGPIQYDAAVDAAIAESKMPGSTVAGQATVFIFPDLNTGNNTYKAVQQSSGAVAVGPVLQGLRKPVNDLSRGCTVEDIVNTVAITAIQAQVPADSNAGSLKVPSAGNFGR